The DNA region AGTTTCGATATAATGCCGAGTATGTTGTTTAATATATTGATTCCAAGGCTGGTCTTGACGCTTGGAGTTCTTTTTCCTCATGACTTTTAAAGAAATGTGACTTGTTTGTTCCAAGTCATCCTCAATCGTGTAGTCGGTGTAAGCTGAATCACCATAAATTTCACTACCAGGTGGTAGATTCAAGGGTAAGGCATTTAAAGCACGTACATCGTTGGCACTACCAGGCATAAACACAAATTCGACAGGAATACCATTTTTGGTTGTTAATAACTGAACTCGAACCCCGTAAAAATATCGTTTTTTCGATGCGATGTAACCTCTATACTGCGCCGACTGTATTATTTTTACATTAAAGATACGGATGTTATCGCAGATGGGCACTGGGAACGAGTCTAAAAGATATTCAGTGGAATCACTAATTTCCTTCAGTGCCATTCCCACTTGATGAAACAAGTCGTTGATTAACATTGAGACACTGTGTAATCTCCGGTTAAATCGTGACTTTTCTAACATATTAGATATCAACTTATGTTCTTTCATATAGGTACAAGCCTTACTATGATTACCATTAAAGAACATCGCCGATGTTATTGCCGTTGTAATAATTTCTGCGTCATTCATCTCTCGACGACAATCTTCATTATGCCCAATCGCCTTTAACAGGTCGTCTATGATAGCATATATGGAAATTATTTCGTTTAGCATTTAGCCCTCCTAATTTTCTCTTCTTGGAGGGCATTTTATTGCTTTACTGTCCCAAAGCGATCGCCCATAAGAGTAACTAGCAACTTGGGTTATTAGTCAAATCTTCAAAAGCCAAAGCAGAGTTACTTTGTTTGGCATCCCGAACCAACTGTTTCGAGATATTGTGATTCAACCACTTTTGGAACCTTTGTTCTCTGCCGGAGAGCCTTCGCAACAGTTTTCTGGAACTGCGCGTGCGTTTGCTTTGAACATTGGATCTGACCTTACTATATCGGTCACGAGTGTTTTGAATCTGTTTACCACTCCAGGAATCACCATTGGAAGTGGTCGCTATGTCGCGCCTACCGAGATCGACCCCAATTACTTTTGGTGTTCTACCTGTGGGGTTGGTGGGCAGGTCAACACAGATATTGATGTAGTAATCCCCGTGTTTTGTTTTCTTGAGAGTAGCAGCCGTTGGAAACTGCCCTTTAAGCAATGCCAACTGGTAATTACCAATACTCAACTTGAACTTTTTGCGGCCACACATCAAAGTAACGCCCACAGTTTGCAGTTCTTCCAAGTACTGAAAAGTCCGAGCATCCAAATTAATAGATGTTGGTCTAAACTTGTGAACTTGTTTAACTGCCTTGGCGTTACCAATCACACGGCGAATCGCTTGACAGACATGGTTTGCCTTAATGCCTGTAGATGCGCGTACTGGCTTATAAACCAAGTGGTGAAGCTTGGTAGTATTCCAGCATTTTTCACGCTTTGCAACCTCCAATATCTGATTGCAAGCATCAGCAAATCCCTGCAAAGTGCGATCTATTTCAGAACGCAACTCTACAGGGACTTGAATCTTGCATTTTACCGATATTGTTTGCATTGCATCCACACTAGAATTCATCCAATTATATCAGAGAACACAATGTACGAACTAGTGGTTAGCAAAGTATTTGCTAATTGCTCAACTGTCCCCCTCATTGTTTGTGCTGACGCACAAATTTACTCAGGGGACGTTTTGCAATTAGCCCTCCATTCCTCTCACCGCCAAACTGAGTACAGTTTTGGCGGGAGTCTCCTGGAGGCTTGAGATGAAGTGCTTGCACAGCCACATTTTGTGCCTGAAACGCTAGCGGCGGGAAATTACTCGTCAACGGCGTTAGCGGCTGGGCTATAGGCAAGGTGGGGTCTGGAAGATTGGTATTTGCGTTGAAATGAATCGTTGATGGAGGGCTAGTATCTGGTGCGGGTACGTTAGCAGCAAATGTCACTGTTATTAAATAGGGGCCAATTTGCAACGTATCCCCATTAGCTAGAACACTGCGCGTTTGTGGTTGACCGTTGACATACACACCGTTAACGCTGCCTTGGTCAATCACTACTAAATGGTCTTGTTCCCAGTCAATTAGGGCATGGTAACGAGAAACTTCGTTACTGTTAAGCAGCATCCGAGAAACCCGTACTCCCCTGAGTTCAGCAGGTAAACGAGCGAATTCTCGACCAAAAGCGATCGGCATACTCAACCTTGGTTGTCGCCGTTCACCCGTCGCTAAATCGTCCCAACTCAATTGGATTTGTTCATTAGTCATTAGTCATTTGTCATTTGTCATTTGTAATTGGGCATGGGGCATTGGGCATTGGGCATGGGAAAAAACTCTTGTACAGACGCGATTAATCGCATCTCTTCTAATTCCCTGCTACTAACACACTCACGGCCGCAGCCAAAGATGTCCCACACCAATGACAGCCAATTTGTAGATTTTCTCCTGGGGAAACTTTATGACATTTGGGGCATTCTAAGCCATAAACTCCTGGTGTTGGTGAATACTGATGATGTCCAATATGTACTGGTGGATGGGGTGGCAGCAAAATTGTTGCTGGAATGCTAGCCGTGGAAACGTTAGTAACGTTGAGTTTTATTTGTCCCAAAGAGATACTAGTGCCTTGAGTTAAAGGCATTTCACCTTGGACTAATTGTCGTCCATCGATAAGGGGGGGATTTTGCGATCGCAAATTCCTAATATAAAAGCGTTGTTGCTGGTGATGAAAAAATATTTCAACGTGTAAACCAGAGACAGTAAGGTGACTCAGAACAATATCGCACCGCAGTGGATCACGACCGATGCGGACAGTGCCAAGATTTTTACTTGGCTGTTGTTCGTAAATGTTCTGAGTTTTATCTTGGCCTGCATCGTGCCACTGTAAAGTTAGTGCGTTCATTGTTCTAACTTCGTAAATCTTATTTAGCTACTTCAACTTCTTTCTGTGCGATTCCTAACACGATTGAGTTGGTGCAAGCAAGTATTTAGAAAAAACTTCAACAAGATTTATTTAGCCGATGCTAATTTATCAGCGATGCGCGTAGTTTCTGGCAGCCGATATTTGGGCGTACAGCGTAATACATAGTCAATCGCTGTCGGTAAACTAACTCTATGGCCACTGGAGATGTAGAGAGGTTTTACTCCTGTGCGTGTGCGTAGAACTGCCCCAACTGTTTCCCCTTTATATATAAGTGGTTGCTTGCTGCCTTTTGTTTCTGGCAATTCCTCATACTTGCCTACCAACCTGGACTTGGCTACACCAATTGTCGGCATATCTATGAGTAATCCTAAATGGCTAGCTATACCTAATCCACGGGGATGGGCAATTCCTTGACCATCACACAAGATAATATCTGGTGTTGTTTTAATCTTCTCCAAAGCATCGAGAACAGCTGGAATTTCCCGAAATGAGAGGAACCCAGGAACATAAGGAAAGGTCGTAGGACGGTGTGCTAGGCTTGTTTCGATTACTTGCAAATCAGGAAAACTCAGTACTGCCACAGCTGCACGGCTAATGGTTCCATCAGCTTCAAAACCCATATCCACTCCAGCAACGTACTGAATAGGTTCTTGCAGTTGATCCTCAGTAATTACTTGATCGCGCAGCTTTTCTTGGATAGCTATGGCTTCTTCTAGCGTCGAGGGCCAAGCATGATCTCGATAAAACTTCATATTGATTGAAAACTTAAATTAAGAATTAAACTG from Nostoc commune NIES-4072 includes:
- a CDS encoding IS982 family transposase; this translates as MLNEIISIYAIIDDLLKAIGHNEDCRREMNDAEIITTAITSAMFFNGNHSKACTYMKEHKLISNMLEKSRFNRRLHSVSMLINDLFHQVGMALKEISDSTEYLLDSFPVPICDNIRIFNVKIIQSAQYRGYIASKKRYFYGVRVQLLTTKNGIPVEFVFMPGSANDVRALNALPLNLPPGSEIYGDSAYTDYTIEDDLEQTSHISLKVMRKKNSKRQDQPWNQYIKQHTRHYIETVFSSITCVFPKSIHAVTYQGFLLKLQAFIFSFTLQQAFIE
- a CDS encoding transposase, whose protein sequence is MNSSVDAMQTISVKCKIQVPVELRSEIDRTLQGFADACNQILEVAKREKCWNTTKLHHLVYKPVRASTGIKANHVCQAIRRVIGNAKAVKQVHKFRPTSINLDARTFQYLEELQTVGVTLMCGRKKFKLSIGNYQLALLKGQFPTAATLKKTKHGDYYINICVDLPTNPTGRTPKVIGVDLGRRDIATTSNGDSWSGKQIQNTRDRYSKVRSNVQSKRTRSSRKLLRRLSGREQRFQKWLNHNISKQLVRDAKQSNSALAFEDLTNNPSC
- a CDS encoding FHA domain-containing protein gives rise to the protein MNALTLQWHDAGQDKTQNIYEQQPSKNLGTVRIGRDPLRCDIVLSHLTVSGLHVEIFFHHQQQRFYIRNLRSQNPPLIDGRQLVQGEMPLTQGTSISLGQIKLNVTNVSTASIPATILLPPHPPVHIGHHQYSPTPGVYGLECPKCHKVSPGENLQIGCHWCGTSLAAAVSVLVAGN
- the nfi gene encoding deoxyribonuclease V (cleaves DNA at apurinic or apyrimidinic sites) → MKFYRDHAWPSTLEEAIAIQEKLRDQVITEDQLQEPIQYVAGVDMGFEADGTISRAAVAVLSFPDLQVIETSLAHRPTTFPYVPGFLSFREIPAVLDALEKIKTTPDIILCDGQGIAHPRGLGIASHLGLLIDMPTIGVAKSRLVGKYEELPETKGSKQPLIYKGETVGAVLRTRTGVKPLYISSGHRVSLPTAIDYVLRCTPKYRLPETTRIADKLASAK